A single genomic interval of Mycolicibacterium sp. MU0053 harbors:
- a CDS encoding MCE family protein produces the protein MTRHRLRIFVAAALAVAITGGLVAGLRSEEVAARIRMVAYFTSSTGVYQGDEVRILGIPVGKIDRIEPQGTQVKISFWYDAKYQVPADAKAVIVSPTLVPARALQLTPAYRSGPLMADNAVIPLERTAVPVEWDDMRIQLERLSATLQPTQPGGVSTLGALVNTAADNMRGQGANLRRTLIGLSRAFAALGDHSNDIFGTVHSLSVLVSALGDSTNAVRELNQNLAAATGVLANDPEEVGDAVHDINSIVADVQQFVSQNRDTVATTSDKLASISAAVAESLDDLKQTLHIGPNTFQNFTNIYRPSKGAISGAMVLNPLQNPITFVCGAIQAASRLNAEQSAKLCVQYLAPIVKNRQINFPPVGVNPVVGQIARPNEISYSEDWMRPDYVPPQPSASQPSTPGPPPVAEGALSKEAGASPAPESAPVPTEPTRPDPAAGLPGLMIPGGTGS, from the coding sequence GGCTGCGCATATTCGTCGCTGCCGCTTTGGCCGTGGCGATCACCGGCGGGTTGGTGGCTGGATTGCGCAGCGAGGAGGTAGCGGCTCGAATTCGGATGGTGGCTTATTTCACCAGCAGCACAGGCGTTTACCAGGGCGACGAGGTACGCATCCTCGGCATCCCGGTCGGCAAGATTGACAGGATCGAACCCCAAGGCACACAGGTCAAGATCAGCTTCTGGTATGACGCCAAATACCAGGTGCCCGCTGACGCAAAGGCCGTCATCGTGTCGCCGACGCTAGTGCCTGCACGAGCACTTCAATTGACGCCCGCCTATCGGAGCGGTCCGTTGATGGCCGACAATGCGGTGATCCCGCTGGAGCGAACGGCCGTGCCGGTCGAGTGGGACGATATGCGCATCCAGCTCGAACGACTTAGCGCGACGCTGCAGCCTACTCAGCCGGGGGGTGTGAGCACGCTCGGCGCACTGGTCAATACAGCGGCAGACAACATGCGGGGCCAAGGGGCGAATCTGCGAAGGACCCTGATCGGACTCTCGCGGGCATTCGCGGCACTTGGCGACCACAGCAACGACATCTTCGGTACCGTCCACAGTCTTTCGGTGCTGGTATCAGCGCTCGGCGACAGTACCAACGCAGTTCGTGAGCTGAACCAAAATCTGGCGGCCGCAACAGGTGTGCTGGCAAACGATCCCGAGGAAGTGGGCGACGCCGTACACGACATCAACTCCATCGTTGCCGACGTGCAGCAGTTCGTAAGTCAGAACCGAGACACAGTGGCCACGACATCAGACAAACTCGCTTCCATCAGTGCTGCCGTAGCGGAAAGTCTCGACGATCTCAAGCAAACCTTGCACATCGGGCCCAACACGTTTCAGAACTTCACCAACATCTACCGCCCATCGAAGGGCGCGATTTCTGGCGCTATGGTGCTCAATCCACTACAGAATCCGATTACGTTCGTCTGTGGGGCGATCCAGGCCGCATCGCGACTCAACGCAGAACAATCAGCCAAACTGTGCGTGCAGTACTTGGCGCCGATCGTCAAGAATCGTCAGATCAACTTCCCGCCCGTCGGGGTCAATCCGGTCGTCGGACAGATCGCCCGCCCCAACGAGATTAGCTACAGCGAAGATTGGATGCGCCCCGACTATGTGCCTCCTCAACCGTCGGCCTCGCAGCCAAGTACCCCGGGTCCCCCTCCAGTAGCGGAAGGGGCGCTGTCAAAGGAGGCGGGAGCCAGTCCGGCACCAGAGTCGGCGCCCGTGCCGACTGAGCCGACACGCCCAGACCCAGCAGCCGGACTCCCCGGCTTGATGATTCCCGGCGGTACCGGATCATGA